The window GAACGCCGCGGCCACCCGCGCGCCCCAGTCGCTCTCGGGATGGAGCACGGCCGGCCGGCCGCCCACCTCGGTGAGGGTGCGCCGGGCGACTTCGCGGGCCTCGTCCTCCGGGTTCAGCGCGAACTGGTAGAGCTCGCCCGGGACGGCGGTGTGGGTGTCCGTGCGGTTGAGCGCCAGGATCGGTACCGGCAGCGCGGCCGCCCCGTCCGTGAGCTGCTGGAGCGCGCCCTTGTCGAGTGGGCCGACCACGAAGTCCGCCCCGCCCTCGACGGCCTGGTCCAGGACGGTTCGCACGCTCTCGGGAGTCGCTTCGTACAGGCTCACCCGCGAGCCTCCGCCCCCCGTGCCGGAGCCGAACCAGCCGGCGACGAAGCCCTCGCGGACCGCCCTGCCGGGGGCCACGAACGGCCCGCTCTCGGGCAGGAGGAGCGCGATGTGCGCCGGCATCCCGCCGCGGGCACGGGCGGTCTCGAGCACCTCGGGCACGAGGTCGAGCTCGGCCGGGTGGCCGGGGTAGCGGGCGCGCCAGCCGTCCAGGGCGCGGGCGAGGGCCGCCGGGTCGCGGCCGTGGCGGCGCTGCAGGGCGGCGAGCTCCATCCAGCCGCCGAAGGCGTCCGGGGGCGCCGGCCGATTCTCTTCCAGGGCGCGCGGGCCGGCCCGCCCGAGGAGGTCCCAGATGACGAGGTGGTTGCGCGCGAGGTCGCTGTCGCTGGCCCCGTAGCGCTCCGCGCGCACGCGCTCGCGGGCCGCCTCCACCGGTTGGCCCAGCTGCACCCGGGCGTCGGCGCGGACCATCTGGGCCGTCCAGCGGTCGGCCCGGGGCGTCTGCTCCGGGTAGGTCCCCCCGAGCGTGGCCAGGGCCTGCTCGGCGCGCCGCTCGGCGAGTGCGAACCGCGCCGTGATAATGTCGGAGCGCAGCCGCAGCGCGGCGGGCAGGCCCCGGATCTGCGCCTCGGAATGCACCCGGCGGGCGGTGGCCGCGTCCCCCGCGGAGAGCAGGGCGTCGGCGGCGCTCAGCCGGTAGCCGAGGGCCGTGTCCTTTCCCCGGGCCTGCGCAGCGAGGCGCAGCCAGCTGTCCGCGGCCTCGCGGTGGCGTCCCGCGGCCGAGAGCTGACGGGCCTCCGCGTCGGGTGCCGGACCGCTCTCGCGCTCGGGGGGGATGGTCACGCAGCCGGCCAGCGTGGCCAGCAGGGGAAAGAGAAACAAAAGGCGGCGCGCGCGCCCTGGCGCCTGTTTCACCGGGGTGTTTCCGCTCGGGATGGGGCGGCCAAAGTAGCCAACGGGGGACCGACGTGTCAATCGAAGCGGGTACGCTGTACGTGGTCGCGACGCCCATCGGCAACCTCTCCGACCTGAGCCCCCGGGCCCTGGACACCCTGCGCGGGGTGTCCGCGGTGGCCGCGGAGGACACCCGCCACACGGCGGTGCTGCTGCGCCACTACGGCGTGCAGACGCCGACGGTCTCGCTCCACGAGCACAACGAGCGCCAGGCGGTCCCGCGCCTGGTCGCGCGCCTGCGGGCCGGCGAGGCCCTGGCGCTCGTCTCGGACGCCGGGACCCCGCTCGTGAGCGATCCCGGGTGTCTCCTCGTCGCCGAGGCCCGGTCCGCCGGGGTACCCGTGCGGCCCGTGCCGGGCCCCAGTGCGCTCGCGGCCGCGCTCTCGGTGGCCGGGCTCGCCGCCGACCGCTTCGTGTTCGAGGGCTTCCTGCCGTCCCGGGGCGCGGCGCGCCGGGCCCGGCTGCAGGCGCTGGCCGGGGAGGAGCGCACCCTGGTGTTCTATGAGGCCCCGCACCGGATCCGCGAGTCCCTCCGGGACCTGGGGGAGGTCTTCGGCCCCGGGCGCCAGGGACTGTTGGCCCGGGAGCTCACCAAGGTCTTCGAGGAGACGCACCGGGCGACGCTGGCGGAGCTCGAGGAGTGGGTGGCGGAGCGCCCCGAGCGCGAGCGGGGGGAGTTCGTGATCGTCGTCGAGGGCCGCGAGCCCACGCCGGCCGAGGACGTGGGCCCCGACGACGACCGCGTCCTGCGGGTCCTCCTGAAGGAGCTCCCCGCCTCGACCGCCGCGACCCTCACCGCCCAGCTCACCGGGAAGCCGCGCCGCGCCCTCTACGCCCGGGCCGTGGAACTCTCCGGCGAGGCGTGAGGGCGCAGGGCCCTGGGGCTTGCGCCGGGGCCCCGCGCCGCCGACACTGGGCGTGGGAGTCGGCCGGACAGTCGCTGCGGCTTCGCAGCCGTGGAGGAAAGTCCGGGCTCCACAGGGCAAGGTGCCAGGTAACGCCTGGGGGGCGCGAGCCCACGGAAAGTGCCACAGAAAACACACCGCCTACGTGCGCCGGGCGACCGGCGCGCCGGTAAGGGTGAAAAGGTGCGGTAAGAGCGCACCGCGCCGACGGTAACGCCGGTGGCAGGGTAAACCCCACCTGGAGCAAGACCGAATAGGGGAAGTCGCCGCCCTCGTGCGGCGAAGGCGTGGCCCACGCCCTTCCCGGGTAGGTCGCTCGAGGTGCGCGGCGACGCGCACCCCAGATGAATGACTGTCCTCGACAGAACCCGGCTTACAGGCCGGCTCCCTCCTCTCTCCGGCCGCCCTCCCGGCGGCGCCCCACCCTTCGGCGGATCCTCGTCCTGCGGGTCCCGATTTCTCGCCCTTCGCCCGCCGCGCTCGATGGTGAGTGAACAGTTTAAGGTCACTCATCAATGCCATGATTCGGATGAAATTTATGCTGGATCCGGCACCATGTCGATTTCCTCTTCGGGCTCTATAACCAATTGTTTGGAATGATTTTTATAGCCACCGAGACCTCGCGGGAAGCTTTCCTTGACTCTGAAAAAAGTGGCTCTTCATAATTGGCTTTAGTGGTAAAAAGTGGTAGAAAATGGGCTGGAAGGGGATAGGGGGGAGTTGCGGTGTTCCGGGGGGATGTCCCGCTCAGTCTCGACCCCAAGGGTAGACTCGCGATTCCGACGCGCTACCGCGACCGCCTGGTCGAAACGTGCGGCGGGGTGCTCGTGGCCACCGTCAGCCTCACCGAGCGCTGCCTCGTCGTGTACCCGTCCTCCGCCTGGCGCGCCATCGAAGACCAGCTGAAGGCCCTGCCCGCCCTGGACCCTCAGGCCCAGACCATCAACCGCCTCCTGATCGGGCATGCCAGCGACTGCGAGATGGACGGACAGGGCCGGATCCTCGTCCCCGCCACCCTGCGCGAATGGGCCGGTCTCGACCGCCGCGTGCGCATGATTGGCCAGATCCACAAGTTCGAGCTCTGGGACGAGGACGCCTGGGCGGCCCGGCGCGCGGAACTGCTGGACCAGGTGGGCGGGCTGCTCCGGGAGCCCTCCGAAGCCTTGCGCTCGCTGGTGCTGTAGAACCCGGCACCGTGCGTCACGGAGTCCCATGCCCGAGCACCGACCGGTTCTCCTGCGCGAGGTCATCGAGGCCCTTCGCCCCGGGGAGGGCGGCGTCTTCGTGGACTGCACCTTCGGCCGGGGAGGGCACGCTGGAGCCCTGCTCGAGCGGGTCGGTCCCGGAGGCCGGGTGATCGGGCTGGACCGCGACCCGGAGGCGGTGGCCGCCGCACGGCGCTGGGCAGAGACCGACCCGCGCCTCGTCGTGCGCGCCGCTCCCTTCTCCGCGCTCGCCCGCGAGGCCGCCGACCTCGGGGTGGCCGGCAAGGTGGACGGGGTGCTCTTCGACCTCGGGGTCTCCTCGCCGCAGCTCGATGCACCCGAGCGGGGCTTCAGCTTCCTGCGCGAGGGCCCCCTCGACATGCGCATGGACCCCGGCGCCGGCCCCTCCGCAGGAGAGTGGCTCGACACCGCCGACGAGGCCGAGATCGTGAGCGTGCTGCGCAGCTACGGGGAGGAGCCGCAGGCACGCCGGATCGCCGCCGCGATCGTGCGCGCTCGCCCCATCGCCACCACGCGGGAGCTGGCCGCGGTCATCGAGCAGGCCGTGCCGCGCCGCGCCCGCGACCACCACCCGGCCACGCTCACCTTCCAGGCCATCCGGATCTTCATCAACCGGGAGCTCGAGGAGCTCGACAGCGTCCTGCCCCAGTGCCTGGACGTCCTGCGCCCCGGCGGCCGGCTCGCCGTCAT of the Gammaproteobacteria bacterium genome contains:
- the rsmH gene encoding 16S rRNA (cytosine(1402)-N(4))-methyltransferase RsmH, with the protein product MPEHRPVLLREVIEALRPGEGGVFVDCTFGRGGHAGALLERVGPGGRVIGLDRDPEAVAAARRWAETDPRLVVRAAPFSALAREAADLGVAGKVDGVLFDLGVSSPQLDAPERGFSFLREGPLDMRMDPGAGPSAGEWLDTADEAEIVSVLRSYGEEPQARRIAAAIVRARPIATTRELAAVIEQAVPRRARDHHPATLTFQAIRIFINRELEELDSVLPQCLDVLRPGGRLAVISFHSLEDRRVKRFIRDEARGDPYPRDLPVAAAALHPRLHPVGRAVRATEEEVRENPRARSAVLRVAEKL
- the mraZ gene encoding division/cell wall cluster transcriptional repressor MraZ — protein: MFRGDVPLSLDPKGRLAIPTRYRDRLVETCGGVLVATVSLTERCLVVYPSSAWRAIEDQLKALPALDPQAQTINRLLIGHASDCEMDGQGRILVPATLREWAGLDRRVRMIGQIHKFELWDEDAWAARRAELLDQVGGLLREPSEALRSLVL
- the rsmI gene encoding 16S rRNA (cytidine(1402)-2'-O)-methyltransferase, translated to MEAGTLYVVATPIGNLSDLSPRALDTLRGVSAVAAEDTRHTAVLLRHYGVQTPTVSLHEHNERQAVPRLVARLRAGEALALVSDAGTPLVSDPGCLLVAEARSAGVPVRPVPGPSALAAALSVAGLAADRFVFEGFLPSRGAARRARLQALAGEERTLVFYEAPHRIRESLRDLGEVFGPGRQGLLARELTKVFEETHRATLAELEEWVAERPERERGEFVIVVEGREPTPAEDVGPDDDRVLRVLLKELPASTAATLTAQLTGKPRRALYARAVELSGEA
- a CDS encoding penicillin-binding protein activator encodes the protein MFLFPLLATLAGCVTIPPERESGPAPDAEARQLSAAGRHREAADSWLRLAAQARGKDTALGYRLSAADALLSAGDAATARRVHSEAQIRGLPAALRLRSDIITARFALAERRAEQALATLGGTYPEQTPRADRWTAQMVRADARVQLGQPVEAARERVRAERYGASDSDLARNHLVIWDLLGRAGPRALEENRPAPPDAFGGWMELAALQRRHGRDPAALARALDGWRARYPGHPAELDLVPEVLETARARGGMPAHIALLLPESGPFVAPGRAVREGFVAGWFGSGTGGGGSRVSLYEATPESVRTVLDQAVEGGADFVVGPLDKGALQQLTDGAAALPVPILALNRTDTHTAVPGELYQFALNPEDEAREVARRTLTEVGGRPAVLHPESDWGARVAAAFREAWVAAGGQPPVEARYGAQPEGIAQAVRSALQPGAGPGSSASLVFLVGSPAQARQVRPQISAQGGASLPVYAISHVYGGVPNPQQDLVLDGVVFTDMPWVLHPEAVDPALQQSFEQNWKEMRDGYNRLIAFGIDAYRVVRELGRLRASPGAAYEGVTGRLRLDEGNRVVRDLSWAQFRGGVPVPLAARATAP